The genomic window TCAGAAGCCGCCGAAACCCCATCCTCATCACACAAGGTGAGCTCCACCCCGTGCTTCCTTCGTCGGCCATCATTTCTAGCCGCTCCGCGCCGGTTCTCCCCTCCCTAaccccttcttctccttctgcaGGTCGATGGCGACCTCGTTCGCCCTTCGTCCTCACGACCCACCACAGGAGCACTGTCCGGCTTCCTTCCTAAGGAGCCCGCTGCTGCTGTtcctcgccgtcggccacctTCCCGTTGCCTTCTCGCCGTTGAGAGGGCAGAGTGAGAGCCCtcccccccttcctccttctcctccgcctgCTTGTTCGCTGTGGCCGCAACGTGTGTGCCACATAGTGCACCCGTGAACAGTGGCATGTGGACCCGCTCCACTGTGCACCCGCCCCTCCTTGAGTCACCcacgtgtgggacccacatgtcacacCGGCTCCCCCTTCCGCTGATGCCATAAATGGTATTAATTGTGCAATAAATTGAGAATAATTCCAGAAATtaatttaaatggctcaaaacttctaaaattcataactaattcatgcgaactccaaattgagccattcaacttgcaaaattcatctaaaagttagctctacatgtttgtttacatttcatgtactgtttatttggttttgttAGAGTTTTCTCTTGTTTTGTGTGCCaacgtgtagaatccgtcgtttcggaagatcgcgACCGTGAggaaagagttcggaagatcgtTCAAAGAAGCAAGGAAAGTCatacattccccttgagcatgttgagcccaatttataaaatgttttactatttgcaaataaattgcaggttttgctaattacatgggattacctatctgctcgcctGTACCATATTTATTTCATATCCAATCTTTGTCAAACCTTGGGTGATAATTtgactagcttgtgttactcTTGTTGAACTAGCTAGAATTacatatgcttagccatgcttaattaccactagctcactTGATGGGATAATCACATTATTTGCTCTAGTATCTTGTTGAGCTCCGAGCTCGAGACATCTAGCCATGTTTTATTGGACATAATTATCCAGCTAAAATATTGCTTTACAGAGGgatgtgggtgcatggttttgctagttgcacccatggcaattaaagACTGGTTCAcaggaaaccctggaagacttacTGTGCTTACCCGAAGCAAGAAAGGGTAACTTCTGGACCTGTAGTATAGCACTTCCCTTTCCGACTTTCCCAGGCGAGGGtaagcgtgatggagttgggtcagcCCAGGTTTTAAGTGTTGATTGGCTTTCGGATTCACCGCAACACAAGAGGGGGCTGCCTACCCCTATTTTAAGAGTAGGGGCAAAACCTGCAGTGTGATTCGTTTGGCTAGGGGGAGTTATGcaaagggtcttgtcacaatcactcatCATGGTCACGTGTCATGCATGGttcagttgtgcacctctgggtagagtaaaactattcgaatagccgtgcccacggttatgggcaaTCGATCAGCTTCGCCGTGATTAGTCTGACACCTTTAGTAACCTGACTTAATGAACTGCTGTAGTTCAGgcggtttggttgggcctgttcaacgtggtgcaACGTTgttcagtggagatttaatctTGCCTTAATTATTTGACAGTTTTATTGTTTTCAACTAAAATgtttacaactgcctttatgcaaatagccacaaacctccCTTTGTCTCCCCTTCCACGAATGCATCATTGGTATGGCTTGCtaagtacggtggttgtactcagccttatttttattcccacttttcagaagtgtagtgcttttgagctgaagatgaagttagaggaccgaggcttataccctagttgagTTTTTGCCTGTGGTGTGTAGCTTAAGCCCCTTTAGGATCGccttttctgctgctgctgctttcttttttatgtgaggactaagtgcctcttttATAAGTATTTACACTTTATTTATGTTTGGATCTGTAAATTTActtgttgttttttttgtaCCCTGGCTTGATTCTTGGACAATGATTTATGCACAAAACAGTCTGaaaatttgggttaaatttcTGGGCAcgacaaaatggtatcagagccaactcGACTGTAGGATGAGGCAAATGGTAAAACCCTAAGGGCTAGTTTTCTGAAAATCCTATTTATAAGCTTAACTTTTGGTCACTGACTCCCCAGTTACGTTTGGTTGGATCTAGAAAAGTAGACTTAATATGAAAATAAAGGTCTTTGGCTAGCTCTTCTTTATGGATAGAGTTAATACAAGTGATCTCCTAGATAGAAAGCAATGTGTTCCTGATAATGCAACTATCTATTGTACCTGCTGCTCTCAGAATATAAGGGAAACAAGGGaacatcttttctttacttGCAGCTTCAGTATGCAGTGTTGGAGTGTGCTGGGTTGGAATTGGAGCAATTCCTAGGAGTTTCATTATATGATTCAATCATAGAGTGCTTCTATCTCTAGTCCCTGTTTTATAGAGCTTTTGCTTTTGGCTACTTGGAATATTTGGAAGGACAGAAATAACCTAATTTTCAATGGAATTCAGCTTGGGGTTCTTTCCTGGAAAAGGAGTTTAAAGCTAGATTTGAGTTTACATTTATCTAGGCTCAAGGAAACTCATCATCCTCTAGTTCAATCATGGATTGACCTTCTGTAATTTTgtccttttgttcttttctccttcttTTGTCTCTTGTAAATAACTCTTCTTTTTAATAATAATCTATACTGTGGAGGCCTCCTCCATTGTgattccctcaaaaaaaatcctatttgaAAAATGTATCTTCTCACCATTCGGCATTTATTTGCAAAACGGTTTATCGAATTTCCCTCATTCCTCTCCAACTCTTTTAGTTATCAAACTTGGAAGATAAACCGTCAGTTACAAATCTACTCCTGAAAGTTAAGTCAAGCCTCAAGATTCATGCAGCAACGAGCGAGAAGATCAGTCCAGAGTCGTTGTTCCGCGTGGATCAAGTGAACTTTTCCCGGAGCTAACCTGAACCCAATCCTTCCCTGAAGAGTAGTGTCGGTAGTTGCTAGAACGTGTGTtgtttgcttgtgtgtaggGGTATGGTTTGTATCAGTGGTGAGGATGTGACCATACTAGGTTGTTTGCTTAATCAACTTGAACAATAAAAGTCTAGTCACAATAGATCAGTAGTCAAGTGGGTTAAGGTCTTATCTTTAGTAATCCCTCTCATCTCGTCTCTCTCTTCTACCAACAACAGATGGTCAACATCAGGGACAGTGTAAGCAGATGAGGATCCAGACAGTTTCGTGGAGTAACTCAGCACAATCCTATGAGCTTTCCACCTCAACCTCTCGGAAATCCGTCTGTACCCCAAGTCATGGCTAATCAGACTCAGACAATGGCCCAGTTGATGCAACAGATGCAACGCAGCACCAGATGCAACAGATGCAGTAGCTGTACCACCAGCAACAAGTGCAAACTCCAGAATCTATATCAGAGTCAAAGTCAGGGTTTCCCAATGCCAGCACCTATGACtctgttgatatttcttaatgacTTTACGGTTACAGATacaatccgcaagcgcacggatataccgttgtagcatttcacccgggagtatttatttaatcccaagggaagatatgataagagattACTATGCTAATAATCTATATCACTTGTAtaaatcaaagtctatgcagggGTTAATAAGTTTAAGGGTAGAATGAGTTGGCACACAGAAGGAACTAACCAGAATactctcattaaaatataatctaagctaagaggagaaaaaataagaaaagaatcatTTATGTACTTCTAGTATATAGTCATTTTAGTCTACACTTCGTAGTATACAATCATGCGGCCAATACCCCTAACTATGTCCTCGTGGTGTATCGAGAAACGACCCCtggttgccgagtttcttacaaCAACCCGTCATGGCCATCCAACCTGTAATGAATACGGAGTAGTACCCACAACAGGGAATTCTCTTAGTCCTATATACGCACATGGAGGAATactcgtactgagctgtcaccatagCGACCTACCTCTACAGACCCGTGGCATATAACACCATTTAATGGTATCTAATAATCAAGCATCgtgcttacattactaaatagtACTCCACATCTCTGCAGGTAACATAGAACAATCATATAAATGAACATTAAACCAACACCGTTGCATATCTCCAGTAAGCTAGCTACATAATTATTACGAGATAAAATATGAACTAAAGTCGGTACTCGAATAATTATATGAGTGAAGTAACAGACCGAAACTacataaagaagaatatttcattaatgAATAAAttcttacaaaagaaggaagagcTACTAGAGTCATACCCAAAATCTCCAGAAGACTTGAAGAGCAAAGAAACTATTCTATttctactccactagcactaaaataatgtaaataaactagaagctTCTTGGATTTGATCCTTCTTGGTGCActttggaatggagagagttAAGTCCTTAAATACGCTGCCAATGACGGTTATGACAGTTGGAATTGTCGGAAATGACATGCAACTGTCATTGGGAGGCCATCTGGGACGTCCACGTGGAAGGCCAGGATGAACAGCCGTAGTGgcagttcggccgaaccctaggtTCAGCTGAACCTGGGCTGGCCAATCTGGCTCTTTTGCGTAGACTTTGCTTGATAGATCCTAAGTCCATAGGCATGGTGATTGGGCCCAATTGCAGCTGTTTTAATGGGTTTGTAAGCCCATCCATCCATAAGTCTGCCATCCGTTGGACTTCGATTAATTGTTCGGTTATTTTACATCGTTTTCTCCACCATTTATGTGAAGATCTACTGTATACAAATAATGTTcgaagtacaagtggaaatagaCTATTCTTAAACaaatatgcatgcaagcattgctagttctcctctattctAGATATATTGACAatcgaaattggtctataacgactATCAACACCCGCGCAGTATTGGCAACATCGTTGCGCGCGTTTGTCCAGAGTTGTCTCCGGGTCTGGCAAACCTGCGTGACATCTCCGGTGTGATCTTCCTCAATGACTGTCGCGATCGCGTCACCGTCATCGTCTTCAGTGCATCCTCACCCACGACCACTCTACGACACCCCATGCGCGCCCCACGGCTAGGCTACCTCAACATCATCGACTCCCGAATTTTGGCTACATTGACCACGGGCCCCTCGCATccttcgctttggctacatcgACTACAGCACAAAGGATTATCATTTGTGTTGAGCACTCTTGTCCGTTTCTTCTCCATTCCAAGTGTCCGCGATGCTCATGCTTGGACTGCGGGgggatgttagagtatatggtaactagagtcatattaggatatgattgatttgtgtggactTCTTCCATATATGTAATCATTTCTTATCTCTtccccatgtactcctatatatgtcGGTTCAAACTTGGTGCCTCCCAGGCCAGCTCGGTGCAAGAGTGCCCTCCCCGCACAATCCATGGGCCGTCATAATTCAAATGTGGCTGGAGCCTCTGGGTCGTGGCCTGCTCGGCCCACGGCCTACCTCGCCGTTTGCGGGCGCCATTCTCACTAAGCCGCCTCTAGGCCTCCCTGTGCAGCGGACTTTTCAGCCGGTGCACTACCCTGTGCAGCACGTCGGCATGTGCCAAGCAGTCCAGGCTCCACCGACAATTCAGCCCACGAGTTCGTTCCCAGGGGCCCCCTCCCAATGGGACCAGGCTTCCCAACCAGTGCCTTCAACCACCATGCTGCAACAACCACCGACGAATGAATTGTATATGGATACGGGTGCCACCGCACACATGATTTCGGACGCCGATAGCCTCTCcttcacccacccacccacccacctctCATGATCCCTCCCACATAGTTGTCGGCAACGGCTCTACTATACCTATCACTTCTATTGTTCAAACTAATCTTCATCACCCTAACCGTTCCTTTACTCTTAAAGATATTCTTGACTCCCTAGCTATCATTAAGAATCTTATTTATGTCCGTCGCTTTGTTATTGATAATTGGTGCTCCATCGAGTTTGACCTCTTTGGCTTTACTATGAAGGATCTTTGTCCCAGGACCGTGGTTGTCAGATTCAATAGCACACCTCACTTTCACTCGCCGTGACATCTCCTATGTTGTCCAATAGGTGTGCCTTCATATGCATAACCCTCGCGATCCTCACCTCACTGCACCTCAAGAGGATATTGCGCTACGTTCACGAGACTCTCGACTTCGGCATACACATCTAGCAGTCTCCCTACAATGACCTTGTTGTCTACTCCAATGTTGATTGGGTTGGATGTCCTAACACACGGAAGTCCACATCAGGGTATGCTATCCTTCCTCGGTGAAAACTTGGTGTCTTGGTCTTCCAAGAGGCAGAACACCGTTTCCCACTCCAGCCCCGAAGCAGAATACGGGGCTATTGCAAATGTTGTTGCAGAAGCAAGCTAGATTCACCAACTCCTCCTAGACCTTCACACGCCACTCCCCAAAGCAACCTTGGTGTATTGTGACAATGTCAATGCTGTCTATCTCTCCTCTAATCAAGTGCAGCACCAATGCACTAAACATGTGGAGATTGATCTACACTTTGTCCGGGAGAAGGTAGCGGTCGGTGCCATACGTGTTCTCCACATTCCTACCTCCTGCCAATATGCTTACACCTTCACCAAGGGTCTACCGACGCCGGTCTTCACCGAGTTTCGCTCCAGTAACACCGTTCATCCTATCGATGTTGCGACTGTGCGGGAGGGGGGGTTAGTGCATATTGTGCCATATATATCCATCTCTTGGCACTCCTCTCTATTCTCTCGATTCTGTTGCTATAAGTCAGTTGAGTGGATAGGGAAGGATGTTGCCTATATATGTATTTGCTCTGTGATCAATCTAATCTATCGCGTTGAGTCAAATTCTCCCACAGATAGGATATGGGCTCAGTTTTTCTGCAAGGACAAAATTGCCTCTCGCTAATAGGGATCACTCTGTTATAATCTACTTCTAATCCTCGCCATTGATGCGCTTTAGTTTTCGTGCTGGTTTTTATTTGAGAAGCATAGAAGCGCTTCTCAAAAAATAATCTAAAGCTATAATAGTCTGCGGTTGGTTTTCAATTTCTTTTAGATTTCTCTGGGGTCCTAAATACAGTTGACCTCTTTGCCTTTTGATGAGATTTAGTTAATGTCTTTATTAATCCTTGTCCAGTTCCACCATCTATGTGGTTGGTAGCCTAGCATTCTTGGCCGTGTGTCTTTTGTCGACTGTCATCCCTATGCATTATTACTCTCCCGTTGTCAATTATTAGTAtcctaataataaaaaacaaattacgtTTGTCGAATGTCGATACATATATTCTTGGGCATCAAGCTACTAGCTGATTTGATTAACAGGTTTGACCCACAAACATGAGAATTTTCCTGTGCATATAAGAAACGTTTggacaacatatatatgtaagtttcagTTTGAAAATATGAATCAAAGGGACGTAAGAGATTAGAGATTTACGAATTGTGCTAATTGAGATCATCAGCTCATGTTCTCTCTGCCAAGCTACATTACATTACATTACACAAAAGATGTAGTCACGGATTAGGTCAGACATGACGAATCTCTAATTCTCTACTAGCTTAATTCGCTTGTCTTTATTTTTAAGAGATATATAATGGAAGATGAAAGATACATCTATCGATCCCTCTTCTGACTTTACTTGATAATAATAGGATAAAATCCAGTAGTCTTTCGCTGATCTTTTGCAAATAACTTTAAATTTTTGCAGCCAAAATTCCAATGGACTCTCAAATTCCAGTCTCGAGCTCCCCTCTGAACACCATTTCTTGGCAGCGCGCACAGGCATGAACGGCTTTGCTCCGACCGGCtaccagcagccgccgccgccgccggcggccagcgcTTCGCCGGGCGGATGGATCGCGTCGACGGCCATCTTCATGtccatcttcttctccaccttcctcctcgccaTGGCGGTCTCCGTCTACTGCTGCCTCCTGTGCAGAGACCGAGTCCGCTCGGACCGCGACGacaccggcgccgtcgccgagcgcgcgcgtggcggcggtaTCGTCGCCCCGCTCCCCGTCGAGGCCCTCCCCCCGGCCTACCCTTATGTAGTTGGAAGCTCCGAGGATggtggcgcgacggcggcgagcggcggcgggcgggagtgCGCGGTGTGCCTGGGCGCGGTGCGGGAGGGGGAGATggtgcggcggctgccggcgtgCGAGCACGTGTACCACGCCGACTGCATCGACCGGTGGCTCGCCGCGCACCGGACGTGCCCGCTGTGCCGGCGAGAGCTTGATCCGGGCAAGAATCCGCCTGATCAGTTGCCGGTTTAAGCTGATCTCAATGTGCAACATGTAttgattctttcttttctataggGGCATGCATGGTGTTTTGTGTCTTTAGGGGatgtcctcttttttttttcctaaaaatacATGTAAATAGCTATGTAAAGTTCTGAAGAATTTGATGACATTAGTGAAGCATATGTATCTAGCTATACTGTactttgaaattcaaagtttaaTTTCGATCCATACattgaggagagaaaaaaataagataaatgtaACATAGTGCCTTATTAGAGCCCTGTTTTTTCATTTAAACCTGTGTATAGCTATTCTTGTACAGTTTTTTCctactatattcaatgaaactaGATGTGTTTCTTTTAACAACATTATACTATTATAGTTATATGTCACTCTAAATTGGTACGTAGTATGTTACAAATCAACTAACAATAACAAAAATAGAAGAAGATGGCAAACACTCAACAATGTGTTTGTTTTGGCACTACATTAATCAGTACATTGAGATATACGTATATAAAACTTGAACGTTCTAAAGCCTAAAAAAAGTATTACTAATAAACATACAGGGGTGTGACCTAGGCACACGCAATGCTTGGTCACAACTGACCTTGGTGGGTCGGCCAACATTGGACCAAAGTAGGATGGTCACCCTAGCAACAGGGCACATGAAAACAAATATTGGAGGTAGGACcaaattacttcctccgtcccaaaaagctTAACGTTCCAAGCATTATGACACAAATTAGCTTATAGAGCAAATTACCAATCCACCCTCCATTTATCAGCTATTGCTAGAATGAATGAGCATGcactcaattcaaatgagtGGTCCAGAATAATCCAAGGCAAAAACAAATAGCTCCCAGAGCTGAAACGACAATCATTTTGGGACATTTTGTGAGCTGTAGAACGACAACCCTTccaggacggaggaagtaggtcaCATCAGAAGGAGATGGAACCTAATCAATATTCTTTGTCAATGGCCGGAAGAGATATGCTTTGGTATTTTGGTGACTCCTTGTTGGTAGAGTTGTGTAGAATATCATATCAAAAGCTTTATATCTACAAAGCTCCACTGACATCATGATATAATTATGATTTTTCTGGTGTATATATatgaagatatttttttaatactatatatattagttGGAGAAGAAAGGTGTAGAGATAATTGCTTGGAAAATGAAGTTGTCCATGCAAAGGTGCCAAAACTCGGTGGCACTAAGTAGGAAACGAATGCTACGTGAAGATGTTGATGCACTacctgtcgacgtttgatagtCACGACTAgggtatttggatggtatggggatcgttggtactaggttATATGTGAGATTgtggtaaaagagatggagacaaggatttttatacaggttcgggccccttatcttacaggtaatagccctacatcctgttagccgaagccggtgtcgctctttattcatctagatcacacaaatacaatatttgggataacctatctagctatcgtcgacttggcggctagataaccaactcaTAGTCGATGACAAGGtaatcttcctcctcgaatccgtacttggcgagatcagagatggcgctagatccctcttgccggccCCCGTAGGTACCGGATGGGGTATGGctaggctaatctctgatgtcgatatacGGCAGCGTATTAGCTTGTAGCTTTGTGGCTTCTCTCCTCCTGGGGGCTTGTATCTATACCCATAGatgcccccttgtccaagtaagactagggagataaatatggatacgTTTGTGTAGTCCTTATCGTTTTtatgtagaactctatttgtccttccttatccggaactccttctatatacgaagtttgtttccgtataagacatggtatgtggtgggccctgccgagtTTAGTcaattactattgggtatgtggtatccataaccctgacagtagcccctaaCTACAATGCAAATAAACGAGTTCATGTTCTCGACCGAAGACTTTGCAAAACTGTTGTCGTGCTCACTTGACTGTTCTCGGTgagatcagagatagtgctAGATTCCTCTTATCGGCCTTTGTAGGCACTATATTAGGTTTGTCTAGGTTAATCTCCGATGTCGACCGAGAAAATACAGAGCatgcgactaagtctcccgtcttgctgtaatcgagaatttggattgaagtcaagaaatttcatctcggcgggtacaccattgCTTCATTCCATATTCCTTGTCGAACTCCAGCAGCCGTTCTCGGATAATCGAGAAGGTGCAAAGTCTGCGACAAAGCCTTGAAAATCTAGCTTGACTGCTCTTATGTCTgactttcctgaaatcaatacccAGAACAGAATATTAAATAGAAATAGCACCCGAGCGAACGCTCGAGGGTAACAtgatataatatgtatggaaaaattgaaaataaattgaatctgCATGTGACAATAAAAGAGTACTCTCACTAGAGTTGCCCTCAGCAATCAGAGTTCGGTACTcctcctagcccccagccttgtcctCGGAGAAGTCTGTTCTCGGAGGGGAAGGCTCGATGACCTGTAACTTGCCTAGCTGAAAATACGATTtacctagcccccagccgtgaagttggaaaaactaatttctgattacacggcttggttaatacgcattATGGAGCACTTTTACATGACCAAGTTTTACATGGTCGTTTGGCTCTTTAGGATCTGACAAGACCTTATCTGCTTTGGGTATCCCCAGCCGAAATTCCCTTAGGTTTCTTGGAGGCTTGTCAGACTGGCGTAAAGGGACAATAGGTTCAATTTCAAGAGTAGGTGttatcgtggtaagggatctctggacAAATATTGCACATACAAGCACTTACAGAAGTTGACGTAAATGATGAGACGACCACCACAATAGGCAAAGACCAGGTGTATAGTTGTGCCCAACAAATCGCataggtagtgggagaatcgctacatcgCTGGCAGAAAACCAGTTGTAGTCATAACTCGACTACTTGAAGTGGAGGTATGAGAGATCACTACGACCTattggttcgagaaccaggagtaggagtcTCTCAACCGTTTGAAATTgaggtgcgaggaccgctacgctgctGGTCAAAGACTAGTCGTaatcgtacctcgaccatcagaagtcgtggtgcgaggaccgctacgttGCCGGTCAAAGActagtcgtagtcgtacctcgaccatttgAAGTGAATTTTTAGGTGGTAAGAGATCGCTACGGTctactggtcgagaaccaggtgtaggcgtatctcgatcacctcAAGTTTTAagtggtgagagatcgctacgatctaccggtcgagaaccaggtgtaggcgtatctcgatcacctgaagTTTTAGatggtgagagatcgctacgatctacTGGTCAAAAACCAGgtgtaggcgtatctcgatcacctggAGACGAATTTTTAGGTGATaagagatcgctacgatctactggtcgagaaccaggtgtaggcgtatctcgatcacctgaagacaaatttttaggtggtgagagatcgctacgatctattggtcgagaaccaggtgtaggcgtatctcgatcacctggAGACGAATTTTCAGGTGGTGAGAGATCTCTACGATCTAccggtcgagaaccaggtgtaggcgtatctcgatca from Oryza glaberrima chromosome 6, OglaRS2, whole genome shotgun sequence includes these protein-coding regions:
- the LOC127778118 gene encoding RING-H2 finger protein ATL39-like yields the protein MNGFAPTGYQQPPPPPAASASPGGWIASTAIFMSIFFSTFLLAMAVSVYCCLLCRDRVRSDRDDTGAVAERARGGGIVAPLPVEALPPAYPYVVGSSEDGGATAASGGGRECAVCLGAVREGEMVRRLPACEHVYHADCIDRWLAAHRTCPLCRRELDPGKNPPDQLPV